The genomic interval ATACATCTCACTTATGGATCTCATCCCCATTTAAGTGACAAACCCACAATCTCAACAGGCAATTATATTCAATAGGCGCTTTATATTATTAATACCTGGAAAAAACTCACATGACCTAATCCTCTTCCAGGGCTCCGCTAATTGTCGCCCTCCTTAGTCATATGCTCTGCTCATACACACTGTCATTTAAGGTTTCGAGAATCCAACTTTTCACCCAGATTTCAACATCTCAGTTAGGATCTAACACAACTACACACAACCTCACTCACCATGTTGTACCTCAAGTCTCTGATCAACTGCATCGACAACTCTGGTGCTCTGCTGGTCGAGTGCATCAAGGTGCTGCGAAAGTCACCCAAGAACTACGCCGGTGTCGGCGACAAGattgtttgtgtcgtcaAGCGGGCCCGACCCATTCCTAACGGCTCTTCCATCACCCAGAAGGCCCGAAAGGGTGAAATCAAGCGGGCTGTCATTGTGCgaaccaagaaggagatccGACGACCCGACGGCTCCTACATCCAGTTTGATGACAACGCCTGTGTGCTGATCAACGACGCCAACGAGCCCGTGGGTAACCGACTCAACGG from Yarrowia lipolytica chromosome 1F, complete sequence carries:
- a CDS encoding mitochondrial 54S ribosomal protein uL14m (Compare to YALI0F17512g, similar to uniprot|P35996 Saccharomyces cerevisiae YKL170w MRPL38 ribosomal protein of the large subunit (L14), similar to Saccharomyces cerevisiae MRPL38 (YKL170W); ancestral locus Anc_1.179); translated protein: MLYLKSLINCIDNSGALLVECIKVLRKSPKNYAGVGDKIVCVVKRARPIPNGSSITQKARKGEIKRAVIVRTKKEIRRPDGSYIQFDDNACVLINDANEPVGNRLNGVVAKEVRERGFTKVASLAPRVL